A single genomic interval of Carettochelys insculpta isolate YL-2023 chromosome 16, ASM3395843v1, whole genome shotgun sequence harbors:
- the LOC142021661 gene encoding palmitoleoyl-protein carboxylesterase notum2-like isoform X2, with translation MKIPGVLMALLLLGEAMFQSKRNSKANVKTLAQKQKGCKHGGELERAAAEGAFVGVLPPAGDTLASQRRSTSLAPWHAQKATEDMKLFFLKNLLVTCNDGTTAGYYLREHRGSKRWIIFLEGTGILSAQVEENPHWWNANAVFVPYCSSDIWSGTLPKARQDYAFMGSLIIQEVIKDLVPRGIKEAKVVLLAGASAGGTGVLLNLERVAALLKELGAEAVQVRGLVDSGWFLVLKHPTKSDCSDAASCTPVGAIKKGLRMWNGILPEKCKQQFKRVDEWQCFLGHRLYSSLKSPVFVVQWVFDKEQLRLENIHLRSHSLTEHQWTYLQNLGRELRNSLRDVPAVFAPACLSHTLITKSYWLEFQVKGISLARALQCWEKSLQDSHKAPKIPMRSCPFHLVDTCPWPHCNPTCSTLYNRITGQEANFLKTLFRKRLDFHRKAQELRSDPSQLRVSSNGG, from the exons ATGAAGATCCCAGGGGTGCTGATGGCTTTGTTGCTTCTGGGGGAAGCAATGTTTCAAAGCAAACGTAATTCCAAAGCTAATGTGAAGACTCTTGCCCAGAAACAAAAGGGCTGTAAGCACGGTGGGGAACTGGAGCGGGCAGCTGCTGAGGGAGCCTTTGTGGGAGTTCTTCCTCCTGCGGGAGATACCTTGGCTTCACAGCGCCGAAGCACTTCACTTGCTCCTTGGCATGCTCAGAAGGCAACTGAGGAcatgaaacttttttttctgaaaaacctCCTGGTCACTTGCAATGATGGGACAACAGCAGG GTATTACTTACGGGAGCACAGAGGGAGCAAGAGATGGATCATATTCCTGGAAG GGACGGGCATTCTGTCTGCCCAGGTGGAGGAGAACCCTCATTGGTGGAACGCCAATGCAGT GTTTGTACCTTACTGCTCAAGTGATATCTGGAGTGGAACATTGCCCAAGGCAAGACAAG ACTATGCCTTCATGGGATCTCTAATTATCCAGGAGGTGATTAAAGACCTGGTTCCCAGGGGAATTAAGGAAGCTAAAGTGGTCCTGCTTGCTGGGGCAAG TGCTGGTGGGACTGGGGTGCTACTGAACCTGGAAAGGGTGGCAGCCCTTTTGAAGgagctgggggctgaggcagTCCAGGTCAGAGGACTTGTTGACTCCGGCTGGTTCCTGGTCCTTAAACATCCAACCAAATCTGACTGTTCAGATGCTGCCTCTTGTACCCCAGTGGGTGCAATCAAGAAAGGACTCAG GATGTGGAATGGAATCCTTCCAGAAAAATGTAAACAGCAGTTCAAGAGAGTTGATGAGTGGCAGTGCTTCCTTGGGCATAGGCTGTATTCATCCTTGAAAT CTCCAGTTTTTGTGGTCCAATGGGTGTTTGACAAGGAACAGCTGAGATTAGAAAACATCCATCTCAGAAGCCATTCCTTAACAGAACATCAGTGGACCTACCTACAAAACCTGGGGCGAGAGCTTAGGAACTCTCTGCGTGATGTGCC AGCTGTGTTTGCACCTGCGTGTCTGTCTCACACGCTGATTACAAAAAG CTACTGGCTGGAATTTCAAGTGAAGGGCATTTCTTTGGCCAGAGCCTTGCAGTGCTGGGAGAAGAGCCTTCAAGACAGCCATAAAGCCCCAAAGATCCCCATGAGAAGTTGTCCCTTTCATCTTGTTGATACCTGTCCATGGCCCCATTGCAACCCTACCTGCTCAACTCTGTACAACCGCATCACAGGCCAAGAAGCGAACTTCCTGAAGACTTTATTCAGGAAGCGACTTGATTTCCACAGGAAAGCTCAGGAGCTCAGATCAGACCCCAGTCAACTCAGAGTGTCCAGCAATGGTGGCTAA
- the LOC142021661 gene encoding palmitoleoyl-protein carboxylesterase notum2-like isoform X1: MKIPGVLMALLLLGEAMFQSKRNSKANVKTLAQKQKGCKHGGELERAAAEGAFVGVLPPAGDTLASQRRSTSLAPWHAQKATEDMKLFFLKNLLVTCNDGTTAGYYLREHRGSKRWIIFLEGTGILSAQVEENPHWWNANAVFVPYCSSDIWSGTLPKARQADYAFMGSLIIQEVIKDLVPRGIKEAKVVLLAGASAGGTGVLLNLERVAALLKELGAEAVQVRGLVDSGWFLVLKHPTKSDCSDAASCTPVGAIKKGLRMWNGILPEKCKQQFKRVDEWQCFLGHRLYSSLKSPVFVVQWVFDKEQLRLENIHLRSHSLTEHQWTYLQNLGRELRNSLRDVPAVFAPACLSHTLITKSYWLEFQVKGISLARALQCWEKSLQDSHKAPKIPMRSCPFHLVDTCPWPHCNPTCSTLYNRITGQEANFLKTLFRKRLDFHRKAQELRSDPSQLRVSSNGG; encoded by the exons ATGAAGATCCCAGGGGTGCTGATGGCTTTGTTGCTTCTGGGGGAAGCAATGTTTCAAAGCAAACGTAATTCCAAAGCTAATGTGAAGACTCTTGCCCAGAAACAAAAGGGCTGTAAGCACGGTGGGGAACTGGAGCGGGCAGCTGCTGAGGGAGCCTTTGTGGGAGTTCTTCCTCCTGCGGGAGATACCTTGGCTTCACAGCGCCGAAGCACTTCACTTGCTCCTTGGCATGCTCAGAAGGCAACTGAGGAcatgaaacttttttttctgaaaaacctCCTGGTCACTTGCAATGATGGGACAACAGCAGG GTATTACTTACGGGAGCACAGAGGGAGCAAGAGATGGATCATATTCCTGGAAG GGACGGGCATTCTGTCTGCCCAGGTGGAGGAGAACCCTCATTGGTGGAACGCCAATGCAGT GTTTGTACCTTACTGCTCAAGTGATATCTGGAGTGGAACATTGCCCAAGGCAAGACAAG CAGACTATGCCTTCATGGGATCTCTAATTATCCAGGAGGTGATTAAAGACCTGGTTCCCAGGGGAATTAAGGAAGCTAAAGTGGTCCTGCTTGCTGGGGCAAG TGCTGGTGGGACTGGGGTGCTACTGAACCTGGAAAGGGTGGCAGCCCTTTTGAAGgagctgggggctgaggcagTCCAGGTCAGAGGACTTGTTGACTCCGGCTGGTTCCTGGTCCTTAAACATCCAACCAAATCTGACTGTTCAGATGCTGCCTCTTGTACCCCAGTGGGTGCAATCAAGAAAGGACTCAG GATGTGGAATGGAATCCTTCCAGAAAAATGTAAACAGCAGTTCAAGAGAGTTGATGAGTGGCAGTGCTTCCTTGGGCATAGGCTGTATTCATCCTTGAAAT CTCCAGTTTTTGTGGTCCAATGGGTGTTTGACAAGGAACAGCTGAGATTAGAAAACATCCATCTCAGAAGCCATTCCTTAACAGAACATCAGTGGACCTACCTACAAAACCTGGGGCGAGAGCTTAGGAACTCTCTGCGTGATGTGCC AGCTGTGTTTGCACCTGCGTGTCTGTCTCACACGCTGATTACAAAAAG CTACTGGCTGGAATTTCAAGTGAAGGGCATTTCTTTGGCCAGAGCCTTGCAGTGCTGGGAGAAGAGCCTTCAAGACAGCCATAAAGCCCCAAAGATCCCCATGAGAAGTTGTCCCTTTCATCTTGTTGATACCTGTCCATGGCCCCATTGCAACCCTACCTGCTCAACTCTGTACAACCGCATCACAGGCCAAGAAGCGAACTTCCTGAAGACTTTATTCAGGAAGCGACTTGATTTCCACAGGAAAGCTCAGGAGCTCAGATCAGACCCCAGTCAACTCAGAGTGTCCAGCAATGGTGGCTAA
- the LOC142021661 gene encoding palmitoleoyl-protein carboxylesterase notum2-like isoform X3, whose amino-acid sequence MKIPGVLMALLLLGEAMFQSKRNSKANVKTLAQKQKGCKHGGELERAAAEGAFVGVLPPAGDTLASQRRSTSLAPWHAQKATEDMKLFFLKNLLVTCNDGTTAGYYLREHRGSKRWIIFLEGGWCCYNKETCDIRYKNIRRLMSSSDWPLTKKGTGILSAQVEENPHWWNANAVFVPYCSSDIWSGTLPKARQADYAFMGSLIIQEVIKDLVPRGIKEAKVVLLAGASAGGTGVLLNLERVAALLKELGAEAVQVRGLVDSGWFLVLKHPTKSDCSDAASCTPVGAIKKGLRMWNGILPEKCKQQFKRVDEWQCFLGHRLYSSLKSPVFVVQWVFDKEQLRLENIHLRSHSLTEHQWTYLQNLGRELRNSLRDVPAVFAPACLSHTLITKSYWLEFQVKGISLARALQCWEKSLQDSHKAPKIPMRSCPFHLVDTCPWPHCNPTCSTLYNRITGQEANFLKTLFRKRLDFHRKAQELRSDPSQLRVSSNGG is encoded by the exons ATGAAGATCCCAGGGGTGCTGATGGCTTTGTTGCTTCTGGGGGAAGCAATGTTTCAAAGCAAACGTAATTCCAAAGCTAATGTGAAGACTCTTGCCCAGAAACAAAAGGGCTGTAAGCACGGTGGGGAACTGGAGCGGGCAGCTGCTGAGGGAGCCTTTGTGGGAGTTCTTCCTCCTGCGGGAGATACCTTGGCTTCACAGCGCCGAAGCACTTCACTTGCTCCTTGGCATGCTCAGAAGGCAACTGAGGAcatgaaacttttttttctgaaaaacctCCTGGTCACTTGCAATGATGGGACAACAGCAGG GTATTACTTACGGGAGCACAGAGGGAGCAAGAGATGGATCATATTCCTGGAAG GTGGCTGGTGCTGTTATAATAAAGAAACATGTGATATCAGATATAAAAATATCCGTCGCTTAATGAGCTCATCCGACTGGCCTCTGACAAAGAAAG GGACGGGCATTCTGTCTGCCCAGGTGGAGGAGAACCCTCATTGGTGGAACGCCAATGCAGT GTTTGTACCTTACTGCTCAAGTGATATCTGGAGTGGAACATTGCCCAAGGCAAGACAAG CAGACTATGCCTTCATGGGATCTCTAATTATCCAGGAGGTGATTAAAGACCTGGTTCCCAGGGGAATTAAGGAAGCTAAAGTGGTCCTGCTTGCTGGGGCAAG TGCTGGTGGGACTGGGGTGCTACTGAACCTGGAAAGGGTGGCAGCCCTTTTGAAGgagctgggggctgaggcagTCCAGGTCAGAGGACTTGTTGACTCCGGCTGGTTCCTGGTCCTTAAACATCCAACCAAATCTGACTGTTCAGATGCTGCCTCTTGTACCCCAGTGGGTGCAATCAAGAAAGGACTCAG GATGTGGAATGGAATCCTTCCAGAAAAATGTAAACAGCAGTTCAAGAGAGTTGATGAGTGGCAGTGCTTCCTTGGGCATAGGCTGTATTCATCCTTGAAAT CTCCAGTTTTTGTGGTCCAATGGGTGTTTGACAAGGAACAGCTGAGATTAGAAAACATCCATCTCAGAAGCCATTCCTTAACAGAACATCAGTGGACCTACCTACAAAACCTGGGGCGAGAGCTTAGGAACTCTCTGCGTGATGTGCC AGCTGTGTTTGCACCTGCGTGTCTGTCTCACACGCTGATTACAAAAAG CTACTGGCTGGAATTTCAAGTGAAGGGCATTTCTTTGGCCAGAGCCTTGCAGTGCTGGGAGAAGAGCCTTCAAGACAGCCATAAAGCCCCAAAGATCCCCATGAGAAGTTGTCCCTTTCATCTTGTTGATACCTGTCCATGGCCCCATTGCAACCCTACCTGCTCAACTCTGTACAACCGCATCACAGGCCAAGAAGCGAACTTCCTGAAGACTTTATTCAGGAAGCGACTTGATTTCCACAGGAAAGCTCAGGAGCTCAGATCAGACCCCAGTCAACTCAGAGTGTCCAGCAATGGTGGCTAA